A region from the Rhodamnia argentea isolate NSW1041297 chromosome 7, ASM2092103v1, whole genome shotgun sequence genome encodes:
- the LOC115743561 gene encoding splicing factor U2af small subunit B-like isoform X2 codes for MAEHLASIFGTEKDRVNCPFYFKIGACRHGDRCSRLHTKPTISPTILLSNMYQRPDMLTPGVDPQAQNLDPRKVQDHFEDFYEDLFEELSKYGDIENLNICDNIADHMVGNVYVQFREEEHAANAVQNLTGRFYAEC; via the exons ATGGCGGAGCACTTGGCGTCTATTTTCGGGACCGAGAAGGACAGAGTGAACTGCCCCTTCTACTTCAAGATCGGAGCTTGCAGGCATGGCGATCGCTGCTCTCGGCTCCACACCAAGCCCACCATCAGCCCCACCATCCTCCTCTCCAACATGTACCAGCGTCCCGACATGCTAACCCCCGGCGTCGACCCCCAAGCTCAGAACCTCGATCCCCGCAAGGTCCAGGACCACTTCGAG GATTTCTACGAAGATTTGTTTGAGGAGCTCAGCAAGTACGGGGACATCGAGAACTTAAATATCTGCGACAATATTGCCGACCACATG GTTGGAAATGTGTACGTGCAGTTCCGAGAGGAAGAACATGCTGCCAATGCGGTTCAGAATTTAACTGGAAGGTTTTATGCAG AATGTTGA
- the LOC115743561 gene encoding splicing factor U2af small subunit B-like isoform X1: protein MAEHLASIFGTEKDRVNCPFYFKIGACRHGDRCSRLHTKPTISPTILLSNMYQRPDMLTPGVDPQAQNLDPRKVQDHFEDFYEDLFEELSKYGDIENLNICDNIADHMVGNVYVQFREEEHAANAVQNLTGRFYAGRPIIVDFSPVTDFREATCRQYEENVCNRGGYCNFMHLKKISRELRRRLFGRSRRRHSRSRSPHKPSFENRPHGSRGPNRRDDDRDRRHHDRGRKLRSRSPGHRGGRSASPGGRRNRSPVRESSAERRAKIEQWNREKEEANNKNENDNNEAEF from the exons ATGGCGGAGCACTTGGCGTCTATTTTCGGGACCGAGAAGGACAGAGTGAACTGCCCCTTCTACTTCAAGATCGGAGCTTGCAGGCATGGCGATCGCTGCTCTCGGCTCCACACCAAGCCCACCATCAGCCCCACCATCCTCCTCTCCAACATGTACCAGCGTCCCGACATGCTAACCCCCGGCGTCGACCCCCAAGCTCAGAACCTCGATCCCCGCAAGGTCCAGGACCACTTCGAG GATTTCTACGAAGATTTGTTTGAGGAGCTCAGCAAGTACGGGGACATCGAGAACTTAAATATCTGCGACAATATTGCCGACCACATG GTTGGAAATGTGTACGTGCAGTTCCGAGAGGAAGAACATGCTGCCAATGCGGTTCAGAATTTAACTGGAAGGTTTTATGCAG GGCGCCCCATCATCGTTGACTTCTCTCCAGTGACCGATTTTCGCGAAGCTACTTGCAGGCAATATGAGGAAAATGTGTGCAATCGAGGCGGTTACTGCAACTTTATGCATCTGAAAAAGATTAGCAG GGAGTTGAGAAGGCGATTATTTGGGAGAAGTAGGCGCAGGCACAGCCGTAGTCGAAGTCCTCATAAGCCTAGTTTCGAGAACCGTCCGCATGGCTCTCGCGGTCCAAACAGACGAGATGATGACAGAGATCGCCGTCACCATGATCGGGGTAGAAAGCTGAGAAGCCGAAGCCCTGGGCACCGCGGGGGAAGGAGTGCAAGCCCCGGAGGTAGGAGGAACAGGAGTCCAGTCAGGGAAAGTAGTGCGGAGCGACGGGCCAAAATTGAGCAGTGGaacagggaaaaagaagaagcaaacaaCAAGAATGAGAACGATAACAATGAGGCGGAGTTTTGA